Below is a genomic region from Ancylothrix sp. D3o.
AGACAATAAAGGCTTTGATCCGAGCGATCCTGTTGGCTATCTCAAAAGCTTTGAAATTCGCGCTAACCGGCCCCAAAATTTCTTTTTTTCTTAATTTCACTTTATCTTAGCAAAAACCATGACTTCCTACACCTACAGCAACGTAAACGAACAAATCGGCTCTCAAAATGCTTTTCTGGAAATAGACAACGTTACCAAATCTTACACCAATGCAGAAGGCAAAGAATCTGTAATTTTAGATGGTGTGAGTTTAAATGTTGCTGAAAATGAATATATTTCGGTAATTGGACACTCTGGCTGCGGCAAATCTACGCTGTTAAAAATAGTGGCCGGTTTGGAAAAAGCCACAAGTGGATCAGTGCGATTAGATGGCAGAGAAATCCGCAAACCAGGGGCGGAAAGAATGATGGTTTTTCAACATTATGGATTGCTTCCTTGGCTGACGGTGCGCGAAAATATCCGCCTGGCAATTGATGAAGTTTTGAAAAATGCTACCAAAGCCGAAAAAATAAGTCTTGTCAATGAACACCTGGCAATGGTAAACTTAACACCAGCAGCCGATAAGTATCCCGATGAAATTTCTGGGGGCATGAAACAGCGGGTTGGAATTGCTCGCGCCTTAGCAATTCGCCCAAAAATGTTATTAATGGATGAACCTTTTGGCGCACTGGATGCACTGACACGCGGAAAGTTACAAAAACAGGTGCTAGATATTTGGGAAAACCATCGGCAAGCTGTAATGATGATTACCCACGATGTAGATGAGGCAATTTATATGTCAGACCGCATCGTAATGATGACCAATGGCCCCGCCGCCACAATTGGGGAGATATTAGAGGTGCCTTTTTCCCATCCCCGTGATCGCCATGAATTACGAGAATCAAAGGAATATTACGAACTTCGTAATCATGCCTTGGATTTTCTGGATCGCTACTTCAACTCAGAAGATTAAGCTAAAATAAAATTAGCTTCAATAAGTGAGCCTGTGTCTGCCCGCGTCGATGTAACTGAGACTACAAAAAACAGTTACTTTGATCTAGCCATACCATTTTGGAGTTTAGAGAAAAAAATCGAAAATCTAAAATCCAAAATTTAAAATACCCAGGCTCACATCGCCTCAGTCCATTCTTTGATTTGAGAGAGGTTAAAGCTGTGAAGATCAAGCCAATGTTAGCGCGTCTGGAAAGTGCAATGGGTTGCCGCGATTTAATCGAGCAAATGCTATTGTTACCAGAACCAGCTAACCCAATTTCAGACAAGGAAAAAAACCCAAAATCGATTAATTTAGTTGTTGGCTACAGCAGTTCGCCTCGCAGTCAAACGGCCCTTGATCTAACTTTGTGGATCGCCCATCAAACCCGCCTCGCCACACAAAAACAAGTAACTGTTCAAGTGGTTTATGTAGTTGATGAAAGCTTGTCTCCAGAATCGCCCAATTTTTTCAGTTCTAGCGATGAACTAGAGGCATTAAATGAAGAAAAATTTTTAGAAACTGAAGTCAGAAATGCGGCAATTTCTGCCAAGTCTGTAGCCGTGCAAAATAAAAATAAATGGCTGACGGCAAGCCGGCAAAAAGCAACTTCAGATCGGCGCAACTACAAAACCAAGTTTTTTGGCGGCAATTCCTTGGAACAAGCCGACAGAATTTTATGGCAAGCACGGTGTTTAGCTGAAGAGTGGCGAGGTTCATTTAAAGCTCATTTACGTTTTGGCAATCTTGCCGGTGAATTGCGAAAAGTTGTAGAGGAAGAAAGCGCAGAATTACTGTTTTTGGGTTGTGATTCTTCCACCCATGCAATTGTACAAAAATTGGGCAAAAACTTTCCCTGTGCCGTTTTAGGTATTCCTAAAAGCATGAATACGCAAGACCCCTTTGCTTCTTGTGCAAGCAATGCTTTGGTTTAAAAGATTGCCGGTCACATAACTGGGGTACACGAAAAGCCCGGTTTCTTTAAGTAGAAGCCGGGTTTTTGGCAGACCGCAATATCTCCTGTGGTTAACCTGTGGCAAGCAAGCAAAATTGTTAAAATTTAATAAACCTAGCCAAAAATAGACAAACTTGTGCCGATAATCTATGCACCTAAAATTCTCCAGAGACATTGAGAAACTGTTAAAACAACTTTCCGACAAACCCCTAACCGTCTCCGACATTCTGGCAGAAACATCAGAACGCGGATTTAGCCTCGTGATCGGCTTGTTGGTATTGCCGTTTTTATTCCCGATGCCGCCTGGTTTCACGGCGATTTTAGGGGCCGGTTCCCTGTTATTAGGGTTGCAAATGGCCTTGGGCCGGCGTACCCCTTGGTTGCCTAAAAAAATCGCCCGTTTTCGATTTCCCCACAAATTTGTTTTATTGTTATTAAGTAACCTCAAACGTGGCACCGGCTGGATAGAAAAGATCGCTAAACCCCGGTGGAAAAAACTCGCCGACCACCCTTATGCTTGGAGGTTTAACGGCATCTGCATTGCATGGCTAACCATCTTATTAATGTTGCCAATTCCCTTTACAAATCCCATTCCCACCCTTGCCATTTTATTATTTGTTATTGCCACAATGGAATCGGATGGTTTGCTCATTTGCTTTAGCTACATTCTAACCGGCTTAATTAGCTTGTTATTCATTTTAGCCGGTGACTTTTTGGTGCAACTTATCAACAGAATACCCAGTTTAATGCAATAAAATAATCTGGAGCTATGACCAATAAAACCTCGCCCTAAAAACTCTGGGGCGGGTTTATATAGCATTTTTCTATCTGCTGACCCCCCCTTGACCTCCCCCGGGGGGTTGTTTTTGTACTTGATGAGATTGAAAAACGCTATAAGGAATTCAGCCCAGGTCTAATTTTTGGATCAAGCTGATATCGATAATATCTGAGATTGATGGCGAATAGGAATCTGAATAGTAAACTCTGTCCCACTGCCTGGTACAGAAACACACTCCAAGATTCCCCCGTGTTTTTCCACTATAATTTGCCAACTAATTGACAATCCAATCCCCGTACCCTTACCAGGGGGTTTTGTCGTAAAAAACGGGTTAAATACATGGCGGCGAACTTCATCCGATATCCCTGGCCCATTGTCTTTAATTCGGATAGTTACGCCATTGTTACTGGTGACTTGTGTGCTAATACAAATAACACTGGGATTCTCTTCAATTTCTTTTGGTGATCTTTGTTTGTTCCACTCCTCAAGAGCATCAATTGCGTTTACCAGTATATTCATAAATACCTGATTCATTTCTCCTGCATAACACTCAACTTGTGGCAGGTTTGATGAATACTCACGCACTACTTTAATTGCGGGATAGTCTGACTTAAATTTCAGTCGGCTATGTAAAATCATCAGAGTGCTATCAATGCCTTCGTGAAGGTTAACAACACTCATTTCAAATGCTTCTTGCCGTGCGAAGTGGCGCAAAGATAAAACAATTTCCCGAATGCGATCAGCGCCTAATTGCATCGATTTGAACATCTTGGGAAAGTCGTTTTTAATAAAATCTATCTCCTTTACTTCGCTTTCTTCTTGTATCTCTTCAGGAGGATTGGGATAATATTTTTCGTAAAGCTCAAGGATATTGATTAAATTTTTTGAATATTCCAAGGCATAAGTAAGATTCCCATAAATAAAATTAACTGGATTATTTATTTCATGGGCAACACCGGCCACAAGCTGACCCAGAGCAGACATTTTTTCACTTTGAATAAGTTGGCGTTGAACCTGGCTGAGTTCGCGCAGGGAATTTTCAAGTTGTAGAGCCTTCTGGCGCTCGCGCGCTTCCGATGCTTGCAAAGCGGCTTCAGCAAGTTTGCGTTCAACAATCTCCTGTTTGAGCCATTCATTTGCTTGGGAAAGTTCAATTGTTCGGGCTTCTACTCGCGCCTCTAGTTCTTGTGCCAAAACTTGCAGATCCGCCTGCGCTCTCTCACGCTCAACAATTTGCGCCTGAAGCTTTTTAGTTAAATTACGCAGATTGAGGTGTGTGGTAGCTCGAGCTAAAACTTCTTCATGTTGGAGAGGTTTAGTAATATAATCAACAGCCCCTACATTAAAACCTTTGACTTTGCTTTCTGTATCGTCTAGCGCCGTCATAAAAATTACGGG
It encodes:
- a CDS encoding ABC transporter ATP-binding protein, with the protein product MTSYTYSNVNEQIGSQNAFLEIDNVTKSYTNAEGKESVILDGVSLNVAENEYISVIGHSGCGKSTLLKIVAGLEKATSGSVRLDGREIRKPGAERMMVFQHYGLLPWLTVRENIRLAIDEVLKNATKAEKISLVNEHLAMVNLTPAADKYPDEISGGMKQRVGIARALAIRPKMLLMDEPFGALDALTRGKLQKQVLDIWENHRQAVMMITHDVDEAIYMSDRIVMMTNGPAATIGEILEVPFSHPRDRHELRESKEYYELRNHALDFLDRYFNSED
- a CDS encoding universal stress protein, which translates into the protein MKIKPMLARLESAMGCRDLIEQMLLLPEPANPISDKEKNPKSINLVVGYSSSPRSQTALDLTLWIAHQTRLATQKQVTVQVVYVVDESLSPESPNFFSSSDELEALNEEKFLETEVRNAAISAKSVAVQNKNKWLTASRQKATSDRRNYKTKFFGGNSLEQADRILWQARCLAEEWRGSFKAHLRFGNLAGELRKVVEEESAELLFLGCDSSTHAIVQKLGKNFPCAVLGIPKSMNTQDPFASCASNALV
- a CDS encoding exopolysaccharide biosynthesis protein, whose amino-acid sequence is MHLKFSRDIEKLLKQLSDKPLTVSDILAETSERGFSLVIGLLVLPFLFPMPPGFTAILGAGSLLLGLQMALGRRTPWLPKKIARFRFPHKFVLLLLSNLKRGTGWIEKIAKPRWKKLADHPYAWRFNGICIAWLTILLMLPIPFTNPIPTLAILLFVIATMESDGLLICFSYILTGLISLLFILAGDFLVQLINRIPSLMQ
- a CDS encoding response regulator, translated to MNSQSLDRGNILIVDDTPTNLGSVLDFLSSAGFTVWVARSGPSALKKVQYSQPDLILLDVLMPEMDGFETCQHLKANELTKDIPVIFMTALDDTESKVKGFNVGAVDYITKPLQHEEVLARATTHLNLRNLTKKLQAQIVERERAQADLQVLAQELEARVEARTIELSQANEWLKQEIVERKLAEAALQASEARERQKALQLENSLRELSQVQRQLIQSEKMSALGQLVAGVAHEINNPVNFIYGNLTYALEYSKNLINILELYEKYYPNPPEEIQEESEVKEIDFIKNDFPKMFKSMQLGADRIREIVLSLRHFARQEAFEMSVVNLHEGIDSTLMILHSRLKFKSDYPAIKVVREYSSNLPQVECYAGEMNQVFMNILVNAIDALEEWNKQRSPKEIEENPSVICISTQVTSNNGVTIRIKDNGPGISDEVRRHVFNPFFTTKPPGKGTGIGLSISWQIIVEKHGGILECVSVPGSGTEFTIQIPIRHQSQILSISA